In a single window of the Rhinolophus ferrumequinum isolate MPI-CBG mRhiFer1 chromosome 21, mRhiFer1_v1.p, whole genome shotgun sequence genome:
- the LIG3 gene encoding DNA ligase 3 isoform X1: MTLAFKILFSPTLRALNQKELCLLRKQHLWPHIKHSSWWSDADLFHGCCLLQKRKPVLSSQEDNLRPRATCLVFLPGSHVGLCRGPCEMADQRFCVDYAKRGTAGCKKCKEKIVKGVCRIGKVVPNPFSESGGDMKEWYHIKCMFEKLERARATTKKIEDLTELEGWEELEDNEKEQISQHIADLSSKAASTPKKKAVVQAKLTAAGQVTSPVKGASVGTNTNPRKFSGFSAKPNNSREAHSSSVPKTSLSSSKCDPKHKDCLLREFRKLCAMVAENPSYNTKTQIIQDFLQKGSAGDGFHGDVYLTVKLLLPGVIKSVYNLNDKQIVKLFSRIFNCNPDDMARDLEQGDVSETIRVFFEQSKSFPPAAKSLLTIQEVDEFLLQLSRLTKEDEQQQALQDIASRCTANDLKCIIRLIKHDLKMNSGAKHVLDALDPNAYEAFKASRNLQDVVERVLRNEQEVEKEPGRRRTLSVQASLMTPVQPMLAEACKSIDYAMKKCPNGIFSEIKYDGERVQVHKNGDHFSYFSRSLKPVLPHKVAHFKDYIPQAFPGGHSMILDSEVLLIDNKTGKPLPFGTLGVHKKAAFQDANVCLFVFDCIYFNDVSLMDRPLCERRKFLHDNMVEIPNRIMFSEMKRVTKASDLADMINRVIREGLEGLVLKDVKGTYEPGKRHWLKVKKDYLNEGAMADTADLVVLGAFYGQGSKGGMMSIFLMGCYDPNSQKWCTVTKCSGGHDDATLARLQKELDMVKISKDPSKIPSWLKVNKIYYPDFIVPDPKKAAVWEITGAEFSKSEAHTADGISIRFPRCTRIRDDKDWKSATNLPQLKELYQLSKERADFTVVAGDEGSSTTGGSSGENEGTLAPAGSRKARTSPEQPGASTKKAGGKLSSPNSKGGYKVIAQPAPVKVGEKLATKSSPVKVGQKRKAPDETPCQAKVRVLLDIFTGVRLYLPPSTPDFSRLRRYFVAFDGDLVQEFDVASATHVLGSRAKNSEAQQVSPEWIWACIRKRRLVAPC, encoded by the exons ATGACTTtggctttcaagattctcttctCACCAACCCTCCGTGCACTCAACCAAAAAGAACTGTGCCTACTCCGAAAACAACATCTCTGGCCACACATAAAACATTCCAGCTGGTGGTCAGACGCAGATCTGTTTCATGGGTGCTGCCTCCTTCAGAAAAGAAAGCCTGTTCTGTCATCCCAGGAAGACAATCTAAGACCACGTGCCACCTGCCTTGTCTTCTTGCCAGGGTCGCATGTGGGACTCTGCCGTGGGCCCTGTGAGATGGCTGACCAACGGTTCTGTGTGGACTATGCCAAGCGTGGCACAGCTGGCTGCAAAAAGTGCAAGGAAAAGATTGTGAAGGGTGTATGCCGAATTGGTAAAGTGGTGCCCAATCCCTTCTCAGAGTCTGGGGGTGATATGAAAGAGTGGTACCACATTAAATGCATGTTTGAGAAACTGGAGCGGGCCCGGGCCAccacaaaaaaaattgaagacctCACAGAGCTGGAAGGCTGGGAGGAGCTGGAAGATAATGAGAAGGAACAGATAAGCCAGCACATTGCAG ATTTGTCTTCTAAAGCAGCAAGCACACCAAAGAAGAAAGCTGTTGTTCAGGCTAAGCTGACAGCCGCTGGCCAGGTGACATCACCAGTGAAAGGTGCTTCAGTTGGTACCAACACCAATCCTCGGAAATTTTCTGGTTTTTCAG CCAAGCCCAACAACTCGAGGGAAGCCCACTCCAGTTCTGTCCCTAAGACAAGTCTGTCTTCAAGCAAATGTGACCCCAAGCACAAGGATTGTCTGCTACGTGAGTTCCGGAAGCTGTGTGCCATGGTGGCTGAAAATCCTAGCTACAACACGAAGACCCAGATCATCCAGGACTTCCTTCAGAAAGGCTCAGCAGGAG ATGGTTTCCACGGTGACGTGTACCTCACAGTAAAGCTGCTGCTGCCGGGTGTTATTAAGAGTGTTTACAACTTGAATGATAAGCAGATCGTGAAGCTTTTCAGCCGCATTTTTAACTGCAACCCAGATGATATGGCACGAGACCTAGAGCAG GGTGACGTGTCAGAGACAATCAGAGTCTTCTTTGAGCAGAGCAAGTCTTTCCCCCCAGCTGCCAAGAGCCTCCTTACCATCCAGGAGGTGGACGAATTCCTCCTGCAGCTGTCCAGGCTCACCAAGGAGGATGAGCAGCAACAGGCTCTGCAGGACATCGCCTCCAG GTGTACAGCCAATGACCTCAAGTGCATAATCAGGTTGATCAAACATGATCTGAAGATGAACTCGGGTGCAAAACATGT GTTAGATGCCCTCGATCCCAATGCCTATGAAGCCTTCAAAGCGTCACGCAACCTGCAGGACGTGGTGGAGCGGGTCCTCCGCAATGAgcaggaggtggagaaggagcCAGGCCGCAGGCGAACTCTAAGCGTGCAGGCCTCGCTGATGACCCCAGTGCAGCCCATGCTG GCCGAGGCTTGCAAGTCCATCGACTATGCAATGAAGAAGTGTCCTAATGGCATATTCTCTGAGATCAAGTACGATGGGGAGCGAGTCCAGGTGCATAAGAATGGGGACCACTTCAGCTACTTCAGCCGCAGTCTCAAGCCTGTCCTACCTCACAAG gtGGCCCACTTTAAGGACTACATCCCCCAAGCTTTCCCTGGGGGCCACAGCATGATCTTGGACTCCGAGGTGCTCCTGATAGACAACAAGACAGGCAAACCGCTGCCCTTTGGGACTCTGGGGGTGCACAAG AAAGCTGCCTTCCAGGATGCTAATGTCTGCCTGTTTGTTTTTGACTGTATCTACTTCAATGATGTCAGCTTAATGGACAG GCCTCTGTGTGAGCGGCGCAAGTTTCTTCATGATAACATGGTTGAAATTCCCAACCGGATCATGTTCTCAGAAATGAAGCGAGTCACG AAAGCTTCAGACTTGGCCGACATGATAAACCGGGTGATCCGAGAGGGGCTGGAAGGGCTGGTGCTGAAGGATGTGAAG GGTACATATGAGCCTGGAAAGCGACATTGGCTGAAAGTGAAGAAAGACTATTTGAACGAGGGGGCAATGGCTGACACAGCTGACCTGGTGGTCCTTGGGGCCTTCTATGGGCAAGGGAGCAAAG gtGGCATGATGTCCATCTTCCTCATGGGCTGCTACGACCCAAACAGCCAGAAGTGGTGCACAGTCACCAAGTGTTCAGGAGGCCATGACGATGCAACACTTGCCCGCCTACAGAAGGAGCTGGACATGGTGAAGATCAGCAAG gaTCCCAGCAAGATACCCAGCTGGCTGAAAGTCAACAAGATCTACTATCCTGACTTCATCGTCCCAGACCCAAAG AAAGCTGCCGTGTGGGAGATCACAGGGGCTGAATTCTCCAAATCGGAGGCTCACACAGCTGACGGGATCTCCATCCGATTCCCTCGCTGCACCCGAATCCGTGATGATAAGGACTGGAAATCTGCCACCAACCTCCCCCAACTCAAG GAACTGTACCAGCTATCCAAGGAGAGGGCAGACTTCACTGTAGTGGCCGGAGACGAGGGGAGCTCCACTACAGGGGGCAGCAGCGGAGAGAACGAGGGCACCTTGGCACCTGCTGGGTCTCGCAAGGCCAGAACCTCCCCTGAGCAGCCCGGTGCCAGCACAAAGAAGGCAGGGGGGAAGCTGAGTAGCCCCAACAGCAAAGGCG GCTACAAGGTGATTGCACAGCCTGCCCCTGTGAAAGTGGGAGAGAAGCTAGCCACGAAGTCTTCTCCTGTGAAAGTGGGGCAGAAGCGGAAGGCTCCTGATGAGACTCCATGCCAAGCCAAGGTGAGG GTGCTGCTGGACATCTTCACTGGGGTGCGACTCTACCTGCCGCCCTCCACACCAGACTTCAGCCGTCTCAGACGCTACTTTGTAGCATTCGACGGGGACCTGGTCCAGGAATTTGACGTGGCCTCAGCCACACACGTGCTGGGTAGCAGGGCCAAGAACTCTGAGGCCCAGCAGGTCTCCCCAGAGTGGATTTGGGCATGTATCCGGAAACGGAGACTGGTAGCTCCCTGCTAG
- the LIG3 gene encoding DNA ligase 3 isoform X2, protein MTLAFKILFSPTLRALNQKELCLLRKQHLWPHIKHSSWWSDADLFHGCCLLQKRKPVLSSQEDNLRPRATCLVFLPGSHVGLCRGPCEMADQRFCVDYAKRGTAGCKKCKEKIVKGVCRIGKVVPNPFSESGGDMKEWYHIKCMFEKLERARATTKKIEDLTELEGWEELEDNEKEQISQHIADLSSKAASTPKKKAVVQAKLTAAGQVTSPVKGASVGTNTNPRKFSGFSAKPNNSREAHSSSVPKTSLSSSKCDPKHKDCLLREFRKLCAMVAENPSYNTKTQIIQDFLQKGSAGDGFHGDVYLTVKLLLPGVIKSVYNLNDKQIVKLFSRIFNCNPDDMARDLEQGDVSETIRVFFEQSKSFPPAAKSLLTIQEVDEFLLQLSRLTKEDEQQQALQDIASRCTANDLKCIIRLIKHDLKMNSGAKHVLDALDPNAYEAFKASRNLQDVVERVLRNEQEVEKEPGRRRTLSVQASLMTPVQPMLAEACKSIDYAMKKCPNGIFSEIKYDGERVQVHKNGDHFSYFSRSLKPVLPHKVAHFKDYIPQAFPGGHSMILDSEVLLIDNKTGKPLPFGTLGVHKKAAFQDANVCLFVFDCIYFNDVSLMDRPLCERRKFLHDNMVEIPNRIMFSEMKRVTKASDLADMINRVIREGLEGLVLKDVKGTYEPGKRHWLKVKKDYLNEGAMADTADLVVLGAFYGQGSKGGMMSIFLMGCYDPNSQKWCTVTKCSGGHDDATLARLQKELDMVKISKDPSKIPSWLKVNKIYYPDFIVPDPKKAAVWEITGAEFSKSEAHTADGISIRFPRCTRIRDDKDWKSATNLPQLKELYQLSKERADFTVVAGDEGSSTTGGSSGENEGTLAPAGSRKARTSPEQPGASTKKAGGKLSSPNSKGGYKVIAQPAPVKVGEKLATKSSPVKVGQKRKAPDETPCQAKVLLDIFTGVRLYLPPSTPDFSRLRRYFVAFDGDLVQEFDVASATHVLGSRAKNSEAQQVSPEWIWACIRKRRLVAPC, encoded by the exons ATGACTTtggctttcaagattctcttctCACCAACCCTCCGTGCACTCAACCAAAAAGAACTGTGCCTACTCCGAAAACAACATCTCTGGCCACACATAAAACATTCCAGCTGGTGGTCAGACGCAGATCTGTTTCATGGGTGCTGCCTCCTTCAGAAAAGAAAGCCTGTTCTGTCATCCCAGGAAGACAATCTAAGACCACGTGCCACCTGCCTTGTCTTCTTGCCAGGGTCGCATGTGGGACTCTGCCGTGGGCCCTGTGAGATGGCTGACCAACGGTTCTGTGTGGACTATGCCAAGCGTGGCACAGCTGGCTGCAAAAAGTGCAAGGAAAAGATTGTGAAGGGTGTATGCCGAATTGGTAAAGTGGTGCCCAATCCCTTCTCAGAGTCTGGGGGTGATATGAAAGAGTGGTACCACATTAAATGCATGTTTGAGAAACTGGAGCGGGCCCGGGCCAccacaaaaaaaattgaagacctCACAGAGCTGGAAGGCTGGGAGGAGCTGGAAGATAATGAGAAGGAACAGATAAGCCAGCACATTGCAG ATTTGTCTTCTAAAGCAGCAAGCACACCAAAGAAGAAAGCTGTTGTTCAGGCTAAGCTGACAGCCGCTGGCCAGGTGACATCACCAGTGAAAGGTGCTTCAGTTGGTACCAACACCAATCCTCGGAAATTTTCTGGTTTTTCAG CCAAGCCCAACAACTCGAGGGAAGCCCACTCCAGTTCTGTCCCTAAGACAAGTCTGTCTTCAAGCAAATGTGACCCCAAGCACAAGGATTGTCTGCTACGTGAGTTCCGGAAGCTGTGTGCCATGGTGGCTGAAAATCCTAGCTACAACACGAAGACCCAGATCATCCAGGACTTCCTTCAGAAAGGCTCAGCAGGAG ATGGTTTCCACGGTGACGTGTACCTCACAGTAAAGCTGCTGCTGCCGGGTGTTATTAAGAGTGTTTACAACTTGAATGATAAGCAGATCGTGAAGCTTTTCAGCCGCATTTTTAACTGCAACCCAGATGATATGGCACGAGACCTAGAGCAG GGTGACGTGTCAGAGACAATCAGAGTCTTCTTTGAGCAGAGCAAGTCTTTCCCCCCAGCTGCCAAGAGCCTCCTTACCATCCAGGAGGTGGACGAATTCCTCCTGCAGCTGTCCAGGCTCACCAAGGAGGATGAGCAGCAACAGGCTCTGCAGGACATCGCCTCCAG GTGTACAGCCAATGACCTCAAGTGCATAATCAGGTTGATCAAACATGATCTGAAGATGAACTCGGGTGCAAAACATGT GTTAGATGCCCTCGATCCCAATGCCTATGAAGCCTTCAAAGCGTCACGCAACCTGCAGGACGTGGTGGAGCGGGTCCTCCGCAATGAgcaggaggtggagaaggagcCAGGCCGCAGGCGAACTCTAAGCGTGCAGGCCTCGCTGATGACCCCAGTGCAGCCCATGCTG GCCGAGGCTTGCAAGTCCATCGACTATGCAATGAAGAAGTGTCCTAATGGCATATTCTCTGAGATCAAGTACGATGGGGAGCGAGTCCAGGTGCATAAGAATGGGGACCACTTCAGCTACTTCAGCCGCAGTCTCAAGCCTGTCCTACCTCACAAG gtGGCCCACTTTAAGGACTACATCCCCCAAGCTTTCCCTGGGGGCCACAGCATGATCTTGGACTCCGAGGTGCTCCTGATAGACAACAAGACAGGCAAACCGCTGCCCTTTGGGACTCTGGGGGTGCACAAG AAAGCTGCCTTCCAGGATGCTAATGTCTGCCTGTTTGTTTTTGACTGTATCTACTTCAATGATGTCAGCTTAATGGACAG GCCTCTGTGTGAGCGGCGCAAGTTTCTTCATGATAACATGGTTGAAATTCCCAACCGGATCATGTTCTCAGAAATGAAGCGAGTCACG AAAGCTTCAGACTTGGCCGACATGATAAACCGGGTGATCCGAGAGGGGCTGGAAGGGCTGGTGCTGAAGGATGTGAAG GGTACATATGAGCCTGGAAAGCGACATTGGCTGAAAGTGAAGAAAGACTATTTGAACGAGGGGGCAATGGCTGACACAGCTGACCTGGTGGTCCTTGGGGCCTTCTATGGGCAAGGGAGCAAAG gtGGCATGATGTCCATCTTCCTCATGGGCTGCTACGACCCAAACAGCCAGAAGTGGTGCACAGTCACCAAGTGTTCAGGAGGCCATGACGATGCAACACTTGCCCGCCTACAGAAGGAGCTGGACATGGTGAAGATCAGCAAG gaTCCCAGCAAGATACCCAGCTGGCTGAAAGTCAACAAGATCTACTATCCTGACTTCATCGTCCCAGACCCAAAG AAAGCTGCCGTGTGGGAGATCACAGGGGCTGAATTCTCCAAATCGGAGGCTCACACAGCTGACGGGATCTCCATCCGATTCCCTCGCTGCACCCGAATCCGTGATGATAAGGACTGGAAATCTGCCACCAACCTCCCCCAACTCAAG GAACTGTACCAGCTATCCAAGGAGAGGGCAGACTTCACTGTAGTGGCCGGAGACGAGGGGAGCTCCACTACAGGGGGCAGCAGCGGAGAGAACGAGGGCACCTTGGCACCTGCTGGGTCTCGCAAGGCCAGAACCTCCCCTGAGCAGCCCGGTGCCAGCACAAAGAAGGCAGGGGGGAAGCTGAGTAGCCCCAACAGCAAAGGCG GCTACAAGGTGATTGCACAGCCTGCCCCTGTGAAAGTGGGAGAGAAGCTAGCCACGAAGTCTTCTCCTGTGAAAGTGGGGCAGAAGCGGAAGGCTCCTGATGAGACTCCATGCCAAGCCAAG GTGCTGCTGGACATCTTCACTGGGGTGCGACTCTACCTGCCGCCCTCCACACCAGACTTCAGCCGTCTCAGACGCTACTTTGTAGCATTCGACGGGGACCTGGTCCAGGAATTTGACGTGGCCTCAGCCACACACGTGCTGGGTAGCAGGGCCAAGAACTCTGAGGCCCAGCAGGTCTCCCCAGAGTGGATTTGGGCATGTATCCGGAAACGGAGACTGGTAGCTCCCTGCTAG